In a single window of the Novosphingobium sp. IK01 genome:
- a CDS encoding efflux transporter outer membrane subunit, with protein sequence MRPNGQRLLVGAALLALAGCKAVGPNYHLPKDSAFADPKAQGAFGSVPAGSELTTSEPLPPRWWHLYDDPVLDSLEEGALAANTDLRVASANLERAHALTEVARGAKDIEMGVDASYSYTQLSGESFLQFKHVPVSSLADMGGNATYQVDLFGRIRRSIEAARADEEEVASIRDTVKVTVAADVARAYVGVCAAHEAEDLAVRSIAIEQRLLDINRRMARAGRSAAPDVTAGEARLAQAQATLPAYRAAARASLYRLAALMGRVPTDYPREAEACRSVPQLRAPLPIGDGAAMLRRRPDVRAAERGLAGATARVGLATANLYPSVSLGVSGGSVGLVRNLGTALTNNWALGSLIHWSIPTAGMRARVRAEKAGAKGALAHFDGVVLGALRETETTLNTYAEDHNRHLALDAALEAARTAADQARRLREAGRANISADLGSRQGALGAEAAVVGSRHEIAMDQIELFLALGGGWGDEQPVTGEPATHEPPPVTGAQTPAAPKAEAPKAEKK encoded by the coding sequence ATGCGCCCGAACGGCCAGCGCCTGCTGGTCGGCGCCGCGCTGCTCGCGCTGGCCGGGTGCAAGGCCGTCGGCCCCAACTATCACCTGCCCAAGGATTCGGCCTTTGCCGATCCCAAGGCCCAGGGCGCGTTCGGGTCTGTCCCGGCCGGGTCCGAGCTGACGACGAGCGAACCGCTGCCCCCGCGCTGGTGGCACCTTTATGACGATCCCGTGCTCGACAGCCTTGAGGAAGGGGCGCTGGCCGCCAACACCGACTTGCGCGTGGCCTCGGCCAATCTCGAACGCGCGCATGCCCTGACCGAAGTGGCGCGGGGCGCCAAGGATATCGAGATGGGGGTGGACGCAAGCTACTCCTACACCCAGCTTTCGGGGGAATCCTTCCTCCAGTTCAAGCACGTCCCGGTCTCCAGCCTGGCCGACATGGGCGGCAATGCGACCTATCAGGTCGACCTGTTCGGCCGCATCCGCCGCTCGATCGAGGCCGCCCGCGCCGACGAGGAGGAAGTCGCCTCGATCCGCGATACCGTCAAGGTAACGGTCGCCGCCGATGTCGCGCGGGCCTATGTCGGCGTGTGCGCGGCCCATGAAGCCGAAGACCTCGCCGTGCGCTCGATCGCCATCGAGCAGCGCCTGCTCGACATCAACCGCCGCATGGCCCGTGCCGGGCGCAGCGCGGCCCCCGATGTCACCGCCGGAGAGGCCCGCCTCGCCCAGGCGCAGGCCACGCTTCCGGCCTATCGCGCCGCCGCGCGCGCCTCGCTCTATCGCCTTGCCGCGCTGATGGGCCGGGTGCCCACCGACTACCCGCGCGAGGCCGAAGCCTGCCGTTCGGTACCCCAGTTGCGCGCGCCCCTGCCGATCGGCGATGGCGCCGCGATGCTGCGCCGCCGCCCCGATGTGCGCGCGGCCGAACGCGGGCTGGCCGGCGCCACGGCCCGCGTCGGCCTGGCCACGGCCAACCTCTATCCGTCGGTCAGCCTTGGGGTTTCGGGCGGCTCGGTCGGCCTTGTCCGCAACCTGGGCACCGCGCTCACCAACAACTGGGCCTTGGGCAGCCTGATCCACTGGTCGATCCCGACCGCTGGCATGCGGGCCCGCGTCCGCGCGGAAAAGGCCGGGGCCAAGGGCGCGCTGGCGCACTTCGACGGTGTCGTGCTGGGCGCCCTGCGCGAGACCGAAACCACGCTCAACACGTATGCCGAAGACCACAACCGCCACCTAGCGCTCGATGCCGCGCTCGAGGCGGCGCGCACCGCAGCCGACCAGGCCCGCCGCCTGCGCGAAGCGGGCCGCGCCAACATCAGCGCCGATCTGGGCAGCCGTCAAGGTGCCCTCGGGGCCGAGGCCGCCGTGGTCGGATCGCGCCACGAGATCGCCATGGACCAGATCGAACTGTTCCTCGCGCTCGGCGGCGGCTGGGGCGACGAACAGCCGGTGACCGGGGAACCGGCAACGCACGAACCGCCGCCCGTCACCGGCGCGCAAACGCCCGCTGCTCCCAAGGCGGAGGCCCCCAAAGCCGAAAAGAAGTAA
- a CDS encoding FUSC family protein: MPVKLLSSIRPPNFAQLMFAFKTVLAAFLALWIGLWVGLPMSFWSMTTVFIVSNPLAGATRSKAIFRVIGTFAGAAFAVAVVPGLFEWPLLLSGVLAAWVGLCLTISLLDRSARSYTLMLAGYTAAIIAFPSTNNPYGVFDTAVARVTEITLGIVAATLTHSIIMPLSVSVPLGGRLERWMRDAETWLADCLTRDAPRRTPREQQQLAVDVVDCALMTTHVPFDTSHWREATGTVRALLERMVLLLPLLSGLSDRRAAIAAVPENPDPDLDRARMAAQDWLAAGSPSDALPDLSMADSTLFANARTADWHDLLVISYRVRLAQVVALLGECRQALNHLRDPDAPILASLRSPRAAFRLHRDFGQALMAGIAAAAAVFACCVIWIYSSWADGAGAAAMTAVFCCLFASLDNPVPMILRFGVAICLGVPMAGVYVFAILPMVHDFLAMAIVLSPPLLAIAYCVGNPRLAGQATAMAMGFCAAVSIQETYQQDFEHFINANIGQVLAVILAAGFTAGLRNLGTDVAIKRLLRSLQRDLVRLSASPVAPDPSQVLARVMDQTALLTQRLSTDTEGVLTAQEGLREVRLALNLVAIQHARTGAPLRQQRALSILLREAERYFRSWRPDAPPPPDERLLHRIDRALRLILRDGMDLDPQPLPFGHPDARDRPHAVAALIAFRRNLFPNSPSPVLHFPTTGPAELPA, translated from the coding sequence TTGCCGGTAAAGCTCCTCTCCTCGATCCGGCCTCCGAACTTTGCGCAGCTGATGTTCGCGTTCAAGACGGTGCTGGCCGCGTTCCTGGCCTTGTGGATCGGGCTGTGGGTCGGCCTGCCGATGTCGTTCTGGTCGATGACCACGGTGTTCATCGTCTCCAATCCGCTCGCCGGGGCGACCCGTTCCAAGGCGATCTTCCGCGTGATCGGCACGTTCGCAGGCGCAGCCTTTGCCGTGGCGGTGGTGCCGGGCCTGTTCGAATGGCCGCTGCTGCTCTCGGGCGTGCTGGCGGCGTGGGTCGGTCTGTGCCTGACGATCTCGCTGCTCGACCGTTCGGCGCGGTCCTATACCCTGATGCTGGCGGGCTATACCGCCGCGATCATCGCCTTCCCCAGCACCAACAATCCTTATGGCGTGTTCGACACCGCCGTTGCCCGCGTGACCGAAATCACACTGGGCATCGTGGCCGCCACGCTCACCCACAGCATCATCATGCCGCTATCGGTCTCGGTCCCGCTGGGCGGACGCCTTGAGCGCTGGATGCGCGATGCCGAGACCTGGCTGGCCGACTGCCTGACCCGCGACGCCCCGCGACGCACCCCGCGCGAGCAGCAGCAGCTGGCGGTCGACGTCGTCGATTGCGCGCTGATGACGACCCATGTGCCCTTCGACACCTCGCACTGGCGCGAGGCGACCGGCACGGTGCGCGCACTGCTCGAACGCATGGTCCTGCTGCTGCCCCTGCTCTCGGGCCTGTCCGACCGCCGCGCGGCCATCGCCGCCGTGCCCGAAAACCCCGACCCCGATCTCGACCGTGCGCGGATGGCCGCCCAGGACTGGCTCGCGGCAGGCAGCCCGAGCGATGCCCTGCCCGATCTCTCGATGGCCGACAGCACGCTCTTTGCCAATGCGCGCACCGCCGACTGGCACGACCTGCTGGTCATCAGCTATCGCGTGCGCCTGGCCCAGGTCGTTGCCCTGCTGGGCGAATGCCGTCAGGCGCTCAATCACCTGCGCGACCCCGATGCCCCCATTCTGGCCTCGTTGCGCAGCCCGCGCGCGGCCTTCCGCCTGCATCGCGACTTCGGCCAGGCCCTGATGGCCGGCATCGCGGCGGCGGCGGCGGTGTTCGCCTGCTGCGTGATCTGGATCTATTCGAGCTGGGCCGACGGCGCCGGGGCGGCGGCGATGACCGCCGTGTTCTGCTGCCTGTTCGCCTCGCTCGACAATCCGGTCCCGATGATCCTGCGCTTTGGCGTGGCGATCTGTCTGGGCGTGCCGATGGCGGGGGTCTATGTCTTCGCGATCCTGCCCATGGTGCACGATTTCCTCGCCATGGCCATCGTGCTCTCGCCCCCGCTGCTGGCCATTGCCTATTGCGTGGGCAACCCGCGTCTGGCCGGTCAGGCCACGGCCATGGCCATGGGTTTTTGCGCCGCGGTCAGCATCCAGGAAACCTACCAGCAGGATTTCGAGCATTTCATCAACGCCAACATCGGGCAGGTGCTGGCGGTGATTCTGGCCGCGGGCTTTACCGCAGGCCTGCGCAATCTGGGCACCGACGTGGCGATCAAGCGCCTGCTGCGTTCGCTCCAGCGCGACCTCGTGCGGTTGTCGGCCAGCCCCGTCGCGCCCGACCCGTCACAGGTTCTGGCCCGCGTGATGGACCAGACCGCGCTGCTCACCCAGCGCCTGAGCACCGACACCGAAGGCGTCCTCACCGCGCAGGAAGGCCTTCGCGAAGTGCGTCTGGCGCTCAATCTGGTGGCGATCCAGCATGCCCGCACCGGCGCGCCCCTGCGCCAGCAGCGCGCGCTTTCGATCCTCCTGCGCGAGGCCGAACGCTACTTCCGTTCGTGGCGGCCCGACGCGCCGCCCCCGCCCGACGAGCGCCTGCTCCACCGCATCGACCGCGCGCTGCGCCTGATCCTGCGCGATGGCATGGACCTCGATCCCCAGCCGCTGCCCTTCGGCCATCCCGATGCACGCGACCGTCCCCATGCCGTCGCCGCGCTGATCGCCTTCCGTCGCAATCTCTTCCCCAATAGCCCCAGCCCCGTGCTGCATTTCCCAACGACTGGCCCGGCGGAGCTTCCGGCATGA
- a CDS encoding NAD-dependent succinate-semialdehyde dehydrogenase, protein MTAVMEKAQIRPQLARPDLWREAAFIGGNWREGAATIAVDNPATGAVIGHVPDLGAADAGEAVAAAHAAFAGWKRKSAKERGAVLLAWAALVKQHADDLALIMTAEQGKPLAEARGEVLYAASFLEWFGHEARRVMGEVIAPHQPDRRLVVTRQPVGVVGAITPWNFPLAMITRKAGPALAVGCPIVIKPSELTPFSALALAVLAQEAGLPDGLLSVVTGQAKPIGEVLTTDPRVAKFTFTGSTAVGKLLAAQCAGTVKRVSLELGGNAPFIVFEDADLDAAVEGALASKFRNTGQTCVCANRFLVHEAVHDAFAQKLAARVAAMRMGPGLEGPVDQGPLIDERAVAKVAAHVADAVARGGKVLAGGAAAPELGSRFHAPTVIADVPADALLNREETFGPLAGLIRFSTEAEAVALANDTRSGLAAYAYTADAGRQWRLTEALEYGMVGINTGLISTEVAPFGGVKESGLGREGSHLGMDDYLDVKLACIAVSEA, encoded by the coding sequence ATGACCGCAGTCATGGAAAAGGCCCAGATCCGTCCCCAGCTCGCCCGTCCTGACTTGTGGCGCGAGGCCGCGTTCATCGGCGGAAACTGGCGTGAGGGCGCCGCGACCATCGCGGTCGACAATCCCGCGACCGGCGCGGTGATCGGCCATGTTCCCGATCTGGGCGCGGCCGACGCCGGGGAAGCCGTCGCCGCCGCCCATGCCGCTTTTGCGGGCTGGAAGCGCAAGAGCGCCAAGGAGCGCGGCGCGGTCCTGCTGGCCTGGGCGGCGCTGGTCAAGCAGCACGCCGACGATCTGGCGCTGATCATGACCGCCGAACAGGGCAAGCCTCTGGCCGAGGCGCGCGGCGAGGTGCTCTATGCGGCCTCGTTCCTCGAATGGTTCGGCCACGAGGCGCGGCGCGTGATGGGCGAGGTGATCGCCCCGCACCAGCCCGACCGCCGCCTTGTCGTCACCCGCCAGCCCGTCGGCGTGGTCGGCGCGATCACGCCGTGGAATTTCCCCCTCGCGATGATCACCCGCAAGGCGGGCCCGGCGCTGGCGGTGGGCTGTCCGATCGTGATCAAGCCTTCGGAACTGACGCCGTTCTCGGCGCTGGCGCTGGCCGTTCTGGCACAGGAAGCAGGCCTGCCCGACGGACTGTTGAGCGTGGTGACCGGACAGGCCAAGCCCATTGGCGAAGTGCTTACCACCGATCCGCGCGTGGCCAAGTTCACCTTCACCGGCTCGACCGCGGTGGGCAAGCTGCTGGCCGCACAATGCGCCGGGACGGTCAAGCGGGTGAGCCTCGAACTGGGCGGCAACGCGCCGTTCATCGTCTTCGAGGATGCCGATCTCGATGCGGCGGTCGAAGGGGCGCTGGCCTCCAAGTTCCGCAACACCGGGCAGACGTGCGTCTGTGCCAACCGCTTCCTCGTTCACGAGGCGGTCCATGATGCCTTTGCGCAAAAGCTTGCCGCGCGGGTTGCGGCCATGCGGATGGGCCCCGGCCTCGAAGGGCCGGTCGATCAGGGCCCGCTGATCGACGAGCGCGCGGTGGCCAAGGTTGCTGCCCATGTCGCCGATGCAGTGGCACGCGGGGGCAAGGTTCTGGCGGGCGGCGCCGCCGCGCCCGAACTGGGCAGCCGGTTCCATGCGCCCACGGTCATCGCCGATGTTCCTGCCGATGCCCTGCTCAACCGCGAGGAGACCTTCGGGCCGCTGGCCGGGCTGATCCGCTTTTCGACCGAGGCCGAGGCGGTGGCGCTGGCCAACGATACCCGTTCGGGGCTGGCCGCCTATGCCTATACCGCTGACGCCGGGCGCCAGTGGCGCCTGACCGAGGCGCTCGAATATGGCATGGTGGGCATCAACACCGGGCTGATCTCGACCGAAGTCGCGCCGTTTGGCGGGGTCAAGGAATCGGGGCTGGGCCGCGAAGGCTCGCATCTGGGCATGGACGACTACCTCGACGTCAAGCTGGCCTGCATCGCGGTGTCGGAGGCTTGA
- a CDS encoding HlyD family secretion protein, with amino-acid sequence MPNSASPALRKTIQVGVTGALVVVAALGSRLLWNHYQADPWTRDGRIRIDVVQVAPDVQGLVTRVAVVNDQPVHRGDVLFEIDRSRYELALRDAEDAIEKANAGIESASVSLAEAQREAKRNHALGDLVPLEVTQQSDTRVAEAEAALAQANTARSMAISARDLAKLNLTRTVVRASVDGTISDQSLRPGNYVSPGKAVMGLVDSGSLRVEGYFEETKLPHVRVGQIATIRLMGEHRLLKGHVTSIAMAIEDHDRTGSANLLPAINPSFSWVRLPQRVPVRIAIDEHPAGVALIAGRTASVTLAPDDVPLFKPASTPIAQPSAQAPAQVAEQASEPAK; translated from the coding sequence ATGCCCAATTCTGCCTCTCCTGCTCTTCGCAAAACCATCCAGGTCGGCGTCACCGGCGCACTGGTGGTCGTCGCCGCGCTCGGCTCGCGCCTGCTGTGGAACCACTATCAGGCCGATCCCTGGACCCGTGACGGGCGCATCCGCATCGATGTCGTTCAGGTCGCGCCCGACGTTCAGGGGCTGGTGACCCGCGTGGCGGTGGTCAACGACCAGCCGGTCCACAGGGGCGACGTGCTCTTCGAGATCGACCGCTCGCGCTATGAACTGGCCCTGCGCGATGCCGAAGACGCCATCGAAAAGGCCAATGCCGGGATCGAGAGCGCCAGCGTATCCCTCGCCGAGGCCCAGCGCGAGGCCAAGCGCAACCACGCGCTGGGCGATCTGGTCCCGCTCGAAGTGACCCAGCAGAGCGACACCCGCGTCGCCGAAGCCGAGGCCGCGCTCGCGCAGGCCAACACCGCCCGCTCGATGGCGATCTCGGCGCGCGATCTGGCCAAGCTCAACCTCACCCGCACGGTCGTGCGCGCCTCGGTCGACGGCACGATCTCCGACCAGTCGCTGCGTCCGGGCAACTATGTCTCGCCCGGCAAGGCGGTCATGGGTCTGGTCGACAGCGGCTCGCTGCGCGTCGAAGGCTATTTCGAGGAAACCAAGCTGCCCCACGTCCGGGTCGGCCAGATCGCCACGATCCGCCTGATGGGCGAGCACCGCCTGCTCAAGGGCCATGTGACCTCGATCGCCATGGCCATCGAGGATCACGACCGCACCGGCAGCGCCAACCTGCTTCCGGCGATCAACCCCAGCTTCTCGTGGGTGCGCCTGCCCCAGCGCGTGCCGGTGCGTATTGCCATCGACGAGCATCCCGCCGGGGTCGCGCTGATCGCGGGCCGCACTGCCTCGGTCACCCTCGCGCCCGACGACGTGCCGCTGTTCAAGCCCGCCTCCACCCCCATCGCCCAGCCCTCGGCGCAAGCGCCCGCGCAAGTGGCCGAACAGGCCTCGGAGCCGGCCAAGTGA
- a CDS encoding NTP transferase domain-containing protein, protein MLAGGRASRFGGGKLAADLGGQPVVAHVARALSGLALARRVVVAGPDVPPLPGFETIPLDPPGAPLSRSLAQGVAALEDVDAVLIALADMPMVPPAHFAALAAAFDGDRIASQCGGQVLPPAIFGAGHFAALRALSGDRGAGALLRGAPALALDPAHALDIDHPEDLARAQALLDARA, encoded by the coding sequence GTGCTGGCAGGGGGGCGGGCAAGCCGCTTTGGCGGGGGCAAGCTGGCCGCCGATCTGGGCGGGCAGCCGGTGGTCGCCCATGTCGCGCGCGCGCTTTCCGGGCTGGCGCTGGCGCGGCGCGTGGTCGTTGCCGGGCCCGATGTGCCACCCCTCCCCGGCTTCGAGACGATCCCGCTCGATCCGCCCGGCGCGCCGCTGTCGCGCTCATTGGCGCAAGGTGTCGCCGCGCTGGAGGATGTGGACGCCGTGCTGATCGCGCTGGCCGACATGCCGATGGTGCCGCCAGCCCATTTCGCCGCGCTGGCCGCCGCCTTCGACGGGGACCGCATCGCCAGCCAATGTGGCGGGCAAGTCCTGCCGCCCGCGATCTTTGGCGCAGGCCATTTTGCCGCGCTCAGGGCCCTGTCGGGGGATCGCGGCGCGGGGGCCCTGCTGCGCGGCGCGCCCGCGCTGGCGCTCGATCCGGCCCACGCGCTCGACATCGACCACCCCGAAGACCTCGCCCGCGCGCAAGCCCTGCTCGACGCGCGCGCCTGA
- a CDS encoding XdhC family protein, translated as MIHTDHAALRAAHAAGGGLCTVVGIDGSFSRRVGAQMTLAGEAIAGSLADVCLERQLANDLTGLVPGGDVLLQRYGRGSPIIDFRLPCGGGLDILLDPAPDRAALARTVAALDARQPASLPLALPEGAPAHLLRERPYIPPLSLILFGEGAELDATAALARTMGIATTVFSKDQAAYEGPELLRLGGVPPETVRPDPWTAILLLFHDHEWERALLGWALDTPAFYIGAQGGLRARQARLEDLARDGLGPDRLARITSPVGLIPRTREPGVLALSALAEIMGAYEALHPLA; from the coding sequence ATGATCCATACCGACCATGCGGCCTTGCGGGCTGCCCATGCTGCGGGGGGCGGGCTGTGCACGGTGGTGGGCATCGATGGCAGCTTTTCGCGGCGGGTCGGCGCGCAGATGACCCTTGCGGGAGAGGCCATCGCCGGAAGTCTGGCCGATGTCTGCCTTGAGCGGCAACTGGCCAATGACCTGACCGGGCTGGTGCCGGGCGGGGACGTGCTGCTCCAGCGCTATGGCCGCGGCTCGCCGATCATCGATTTTCGCCTGCCCTGTGGCGGCGGGCTCGACATCCTGCTCGATCCCGCGCCCGACCGGGCGGCGCTGGCCCGGACGGTGGCCGCGCTCGATGCGCGCCAGCCTGCCAGCCTGCCGCTGGCCCTGCCCGAGGGGGCTCCGGCGCATCTGCTGCGCGAGCGGCCCTATATTCCGCCGCTCTCGCTCATCCTGTTCGGCGAGGGGGCCGAACTCGATGCCACGGCGGCCCTGGCCCGCACGATGGGCATCGCGACCACGGTGTTTTCCAAGGATCAGGCCGCTTACGAAGGGCCCGAATTGTTGCGTCTGGGCGGGGTGCCGCCCGAAACCGTGCGGCCCGATCCGTGGACGGCGATTCTCCTGCTGTTTCACGACCATGAGTGGGAGCGCGCGCTGCTCGGCTGGGCGCTCGATACCCCGGCTTTCTACATCGGCGCGCAAGGGGGCCTGCGCGCGCGGCAGGCGCGGCTGGAGGATCTGGCGCGCGATGGGCTGGGGCCGGACAGGCTGGCGCGGATCACCAGCCCGGTCGGCCTGATCCCGCGCACGCGCGAGCCGGGGGTGCTGGCGCTTTCGGCGCTGGCCGAGATCATGGGCGCCTACGAGGCGCTTCACCCGCTGGCCTGA
- a CDS encoding LysR substrate-binding domain-containing protein — protein sequence MHDDYLSGKAIPPFAALRAFEVVGRVGGVRRAAAVLRLDHAVVSRHLRTLEEWLGVRLIDRQVGRLGLTETGRAYHARISAAMLDVVCATREIMAEGQVKDLRLWCVPGFAAQWLSDQIAAFERTGPGFQVELRPTDRPANLMQFEADVDIRYYGDGWMPAPGGPGLATLVLARPPVLMVASPALAAQWAGAAPADLLHAPLLHEEDQEQWRFWLRRNGLAVEGAALPGPLLWHAHLALAGARQGRGLALTNRYLVAGDLASGALVEVCVPGMQAVAIGSYCLVTRADRASNPAIARLRTFLRERAE from the coding sequence GTGCACGACGATTATCTTTCCGGGAAGGCCATTCCGCCTTTTGCCGCCCTGCGCGCGTTCGAGGTGGTGGGCCGCGTGGGCGGTGTCCGGCGCGCGGCGGCGGTGCTGCGGCTCGACCATGCGGTGGTCAGCCGCCACTTGCGGACGCTGGAGGAATGGCTCGGGGTCAGGCTGATCGACCGGCAGGTGGGGCGGCTGGGCCTGACCGAGACGGGGCGCGCCTATCATGCGCGGATTTCGGCGGCGATGCTCGATGTCGTGTGCGCCACGCGCGAGATCATGGCCGAAGGGCAGGTCAAGGACTTGCGGCTGTGGTGCGTGCCCGGTTTTGCCGCGCAGTGGCTGTCCGACCAGATCGCCGCCTTCGAGCGGACCGGGCCGGGCTTTCAGGTCGAACTGCGCCCGACAGACCGCCCGGCCAACCTGATGCAGTTCGAGGCCGATGTCGACATCCGCTATTATGGCGATGGCTGGATGCCCGCACCGGGCGGGCCGGGGCTGGCCACGCTGGTTCTGGCACGGCCGCCCGTGCTGATGGTGGCGAGCCCGGCGCTGGCGGCGCAGTGGGCGGGCGCCGCACCGGCAGACCTGCTGCATGCGCCCCTGCTGCACGAGGAAGACCAGGAACAGTGGCGGTTCTGGTTGCGGCGCAATGGCCTTGCCGTCGAGGGGGCGGCCTTGCCCGGACCGCTGCTCTGGCATGCCCATCTCGCGCTGGCTGGGGCGCGGCAGGGGCGCGGGCTGGCGTTGACCAATCGCTATCTGGTCGCCGGGGATCTGGCTTCGGGGGCGCTGGTCGAGGTTTGCGTGCCGGGCATGCAGGCGGTGGCGATCGGCTCCTATTGCCTCGTGACGCGGGCGGATCGGGCCAGCAATCCGGCCATCGCGCGGCTGCGCACCTTTCTGCGCGAGCGGGCGGAATAG
- a CDS encoding DUF1656 domain-containing protein, whose protein sequence is MTFSPAFSEFNFGEFFIASAPVTATMALIVALVIHRVLMALRFYRWVWHPVLFDTALFVACWALLVRFPQLINGWL, encoded by the coding sequence ATGACCTTCTCCCCCGCTTTTTCCGAATTCAACTTCGGTGAATTCTTCATCGCGTCGGCCCCGGTCACCGCCACCATGGCGCTGATCGTGGCGCTGGTCATTCACCGCGTGCTGATGGCCTTGCGGTTCTACCGCTGGGTATGGCACCCGGTCCTGTTCGATACGGCCCTGTTTGTGGCGTGCTGGGCGCTGCTCGTGCGCTTTCCCCAGTTGATCAATGGATGGTTGTGA
- a CDS encoding cupin domain-containing protein, whose amino-acid sequence MRPIARAALCLNLSLLPLALAAPPALADTGPASTGTASINHPARLAGSAVARALAGAQAHHSTDDKGVAVADLPQLHSADRKFMSGAYSVAGPNQEMFTGEGYPVNEFMVFLEGGVTLTSADGTVLAVRAGDSVSIPKGWLGTWSSPGYRKFYVIYAPENPVE is encoded by the coding sequence ATGCGCCCGATTGCCCGCGCCGCGCTTTGCCTGAACCTGAGCCTGCTCCCCCTCGCGCTTGCCGCGCCGCCCGCTCTGGCCGACACCGGGCCAGCCAGTACCGGGACAGCCAGCATTAACCACCCCGCGCGGCTGGCCGGCAGCGCCGTGGCCCGGGCCCTCGCGGGCGCGCAGGCCCATCACTCGACCGACGACAAGGGCGTGGCCGTGGCCGACCTGCCCCAGCTCCATTCGGCTGATCGCAAGTTCATGAGCGGGGCCTATTCGGTCGCCGGGCCCAATCAGGAGATGTTCACCGGCGAAGGCTATCCGGTCAACGAATTCATGGTCTTCCTCGAAGGCGGGGTCACCCTCACCTCGGCGGACGGCACCGTCCTTGCGGTCAGGGCCGGGGACAGCGTGAGCATTCCCAAGGGCTGGCTGGGCACCTGGTCCTCGCCCGGCTATCGCAAGTTCTATGTGATCTACGCCCCCGAAAACCCGGTCGAATAA
- a CDS encoding aspartate aminotransferase family protein, which translates to MATQTTQPASFDVASTAGVDLDHFWMPFTNNRYFKDNPRLLVAAEGMYYTSSDGRRLLDSTSGLWCVNAGHGRAAIGAAVAEAVGTLDFAPTFQLGHPLPFRLASELAKIMPAGLDRVFFTNSGSESADTALKMALAYHHARGDQTRFRLIGRQRGYHGTNFGGLSVGGLGGNRRRFVSQVWGVDHLSHTQGQAVRFQRGLQPGNGALADELEDLIALHGAETIAAVIVEPMAGSAGVLVPPQGYLQRLREITRKHGILLIFDEVITGFGRLGAATGAELFGVTPDIITLAKGLTNATVPMGAVVASREVHDAIVEGSPEGIEFYHGYTYSGHPVAAAAGLATLQIYREEGLFARAGAMAAKWEEAVHSLADCPHVVDIRNLGLVAGIELAPRDGTPGARATEVFQKAFDRGLLIRATGDIIALSPPLIISGDQIDEIVGTLRTLLKDLA; encoded by the coding sequence ATGGCCACGCAGACCACGCAGCCCGCTTCTTTCGATGTTGCCAGCACGGCGGGGGTCGATCTCGACCATTTCTGGATGCCGTTCACCAACAACCGCTATTTCAAGGACAATCCGCGCCTGCTCGTGGCGGCCGAGGGGATGTATTACACCAGTTCCGACGGGCGCCGCCTGCTCGATTCGACTTCGGGGCTGTGGTGCGTCAATGCCGGGCATGGCCGGGCCGCGATCGGCGCAGCCGTGGCCGAGGCCGTGGGCACGCTCGATTTCGCGCCGACGTTCCAGCTCGGCCATCCGCTGCCCTTCCGTCTGGCGAGCGAACTGGCAAAGATCATGCCCGCCGGGCTTGACCGGGTGTTCTTCACCAATTCGGGGTCGGAAAGCGCCGATACCGCGCTCAAGATGGCGCTGGCCTATCACCATGCGCGCGGCGACCAGACGCGCTTTCGCCTGATCGGTCGCCAGCGCGGCTATCATGGCACCAATTTCGGCGGGCTTTCGGTGGGCGGCCTTGGCGGCAATCGCCGCCGCTTTGTCAGCCAGGTCTGGGGGGTGGATCACCTTTCGCACACGCAGGGGCAGGCCGTGCGTTTCCAGCGCGGGCTTCAGCCGGGCAATGGCGCGCTGGCCGACGAGCTGGAGGACCTGATCGCGCTCCACGGCGCGGAAACCATCGCGGCGGTGATCGTCGAGCCGATGGCCGGGTCGGCGGGCGTGCTGGTGCCCCCGCAGGGCTATCTCCAGCGCCTGCGCGAGATCACCAGGAAGCATGGCATCCTGCTGATTTTCGACGAAGTGATCACCGGCTTTGGCCGTCTGGGCGCGGCCACCGGGGCCGAGCTGTTCGGCGTGACGCCCGACATCATCACGCTGGCCAAGGGGCTGACCAATGCCACCGTGCCGATGGGCGCCGTGGTCGCCAGCCGCGAAGTGCATGATGCCATCGTCGAGGGTTCGCCCGAGGGGATCGAGTTCTATCATGGCTACACCTATTCGGGCCATCCGGTGGCGGCGGCAGCGGGGCTCGCCACGTTGCAGATCTATCGCGAGGAAGGGCTGTTTGCCCGCGCGGGCGCGATGGCGGCCAAGTGGGAAGAGGCGGTCCACAGCCTTGCCGATTGCCCTCATGTGGTCGACATCCGCAATCTGGGCCTTGTCGCGGGGATCGAACTGGCCCCGCGCGATGGCACGCCCGGTGCCCGCGCAACCGAAGTGTTCCAGAAGGCGTTCGACCGTGGCCTGCTGATCCGCGCGACCGGCGACATTATCGCGCTTTCGCCGCCGCTGATCATTTCGGGCGACCAGATCGACGAGATCGTCGGCACGTTGCGCACGCTGCTCAAGGACCTGGCCTGA